The Deinococcus wulumuqiensis R12 genome has a window encoding:
- a CDS encoding RluA family pseudouridine synthase, with amino-acid sequence MPEVPAPLTFTAEPGRLDAVVSALSGVSRSQVAAWIEAGRVEIDGAPAGKASQKLRGGETLRVAPPAPASAHVEAEQVPLDVLFEDEHLIAVNKPPGMVTHPAPGLTSGTLVNALLGRMRLPEQEDFDTEGGYRPGIVHRLDKDTSGVIVVAKTVAAHARLAAAFKDRETKKTYLAIAAGQWKAERPVQVDAPIGRHPVQRQRMTVGGAGAREAQTLFTPLEAHPDGHGRTLALVRAQPRTGRTHQIRVHLAHLGSPILGDAVYGRASEIMTRHALHAQFLEVPHPVSGETLRLHAAVPEDLLSAWVGLGGRWEPGWDEDPE; translated from the coding sequence ATGCCCGAAGTGCCTGCCCCGCTGACCTTCACCGCCGAACCCGGACGCCTCGACGCGGTGGTGTCTGCCCTCAGCGGGGTCAGCCGCTCGCAGGTGGCGGCGTGGATCGAGGCCGGACGGGTCGAAATCGACGGCGCCCCGGCGGGCAAGGCCAGCCAGAAGCTGCGCGGCGGCGAAACGCTGCGGGTTGCTCCCCCCGCCCCGGCTTCCGCCCATGTCGAGGCCGAGCAGGTGCCGCTGGACGTGCTGTTCGAGGACGAACACCTGATTGCCGTGAACAAGCCGCCGGGCATGGTCACGCACCCCGCCCCCGGCCTCACCTCCGGCACGCTGGTCAACGCGCTGCTGGGGCGCATGCGGCTGCCCGAACAGGAAGACTTCGACACCGAGGGCGGCTACCGCCCCGGCATCGTCCACCGCCTCGACAAGGACACCAGCGGCGTCATCGTGGTCGCCAAGACGGTGGCCGCGCACGCCCGCCTCGCCGCCGCCTTCAAAGACCGCGAAACGAAAAAGACCTATCTGGCGATTGCAGCGGGGCAGTGGAAAGCCGAGCGCCCCGTGCAGGTGGACGCCCCCATCGGCCGGCACCCGGTCCAGCGCCAGCGCATGACGGTGGGCGGGGCGGGAGCGCGGGAAGCGCAGACGCTTTTCACCCCGCTCGAGGCCCACCCCGACGGGCACGGACGCACGCTGGCCCTTGTCCGCGCCCAGCCGCGTACCGGACGCACCCACCAGATTCGCGTGCACCTCGCGCACCTCGGCAGCCCGATTCTGGGTGACGCCGTGTACGGGCGGGCGAGCGAAATCATGACCCGGCACGCGCTGCACGCGCAGTTTCTGGAGGTGCCGCACCCGGTGAGCGGCGAGACGCTGCGCCTGCACGCCGCCGTCCCCGAAGACCTGCTGAGCGCGTGGGTGGGCCTCGGCGGGCGCTGGGAGCCGGGGTGGGATGAGGACCCGGAATAA